One segment of Triticum aestivum cultivar Chinese Spring chromosome 2A, IWGSC CS RefSeq v2.1, whole genome shotgun sequence DNA contains the following:
- the LOC123184714 gene encoding probable calcium-binding protein CML24: MDFPAEKKEGTKPSQPSASAGDTTRPRSSFHPPSYKAARVSARSSSPHRPKISKAMAGEHQQSQGAAKALSKGSPSPSFRLRNGSLNAVRLRRVFDMFDRNGDGEITVDELAQALDALGLEADRASLAATVGAHVPPGASGLRFEDFEGLHRALGDALFGALADDAEEGGAGGQDEEEMREAFKVFDVDGDGFISASELQEVLKKLGMPEASSLANVREMICNVDRDSDGRVDFGEFKIMMQGINV; the protein is encoded by the coding sequence ATGGATTTCCCGGCAGAGAAAAAGGAAGGAACGAAGCCAAGCCAGCCCTCCGCCTCCGCCGGGGACACGACGCGGCCCCGCTCCTCCTTCCACCCCCCGTCCTATAAAGCTGCGAGAGTCTCGGCGCGGTCCTCCTCCCCACACCGTCCGAAAATAAGCAAGGCAATGGCCGGCGAGCATCAGCAGAGCCAGGGCGCGGCCAAGGCCCTGTCCAagggctcgccgtcgccgtcgttccGCCTGCGCAACGGCAGCCTGAACGCGGTGCGGCTGCGGCGCGTCTTCGACATGTTCGACCGCAACGGCGACGGCGAGATCACGGTGGACGAGCTGGCGCAGGCGCTGGACGCGCTCGGGCTGGAGGCGGACCGCGCCAGCCTGGCCGCCACCGTCGGCGCGCACGTGCCGCCCGGCGCCTCCGGGCTCCGCTTCGAGGACTTCGagggcctccaccgcgcgctcggCGACGCGCTCTTCGGCGCCCTCGCCGACGACGCcgaggagggcggcgccggcgggcaggACGAGGAGGAGATGCGGGAGGCCTTCAAGGTGTTCGACGTCGACGGCGACGGCTTCATCTCGGCGTCGGAGCTGCAGGAGGTGCTCAAGAAGCTGGGCATGCCCGAGGCCAGCAGCCTGGCCAACGTCCGGGAGATGATCTGCAACGTCGACCGCGACAGCGACGGCCGCGTCGACTTCGGCGAGTTCAAGATCATGATGCAAGGGATCAACGTCTGA